In Xenorhabdus griffiniae, the genomic window AGGGCTTTATCAATACGAGATAATGAACGAGCTTGGTTAATAGCATGGATCGTTACATCAACACTTGGAGACTGACCCGCACCTGTTACCGCAACACGCAGTGGCATACCTACCTTACCCATCCCAACTGCCAGTTCGTCAGCCGTTGCCTGAATGGCGTGATGGATATTTTCAGGTGTCCATTCAGTAATGGCTGCCAGTTTCGCACGGGCAACTTCTAATGGCTGGCGAGCAACAGGACGCAGATGTTTTTTCGCCGCATCTGCATCAAATTCGGCAAATTCTTCATAGAAATAACGGCAAGATTCAGCCATTTCTTTCAGCGTCTTGCAGCGTTCACCTAACAGTTTGATCAAATCAACCAGTTCAGGCCCCGTGCGAGTATCAAGACCTTGTTGTTCAATATGCCATGCTAAATGTACAGCAACTTTTTCCGCTGGCAGGGTATTAATATAATGATGGTTCAGCCATTGCAGTTTTTCTGTATTGAATGCACTGGCAGATTTGCTGATGGCATCGAGACTAAACAGCTTAGTCATTTCTTCAACGCTGAAAATCTCCTGATCGCCATGTGACCAACCCAGACGAACCAGATAGTTCAACAGTGCTTCTGGCAGATAACCATCATCACGGTATTGCATTACGCTGACTGCCCCGTGGCGCTTGGACAGTTTTTTACCATCGTCGCCGAGGATCATCGAAACATGGGCATATTCTGGGACAGGTGCACCAAGCGCTTTCAGGATATTGATCTGACGTGGGGTATTGTTGATATGGTCTTCACCACGAATAACATGGGTGATTTCCATATCCCAATCATCAATGACCACACAGAAGTTATAAGTTGGTGAACCGTCGGTACGGCGGATGATCAAATCGTCCAGCTCCTGGTTACTGAATTCAATCGGGCCACGGATACTGTCGTTAAAAATGACAGAACCTTCTTGTGGGTTGCGGAAACGCACAACATGTGGCTCATCATGACTATGCTGGCACTCGCTATCACGGCATTTCCCGTCATAACGTGGTTTTTCACCATTAGCCATCTGAGTTTCACGCAATTGTTCCAAACGCTCTTTAGAGCAATAGCAGCGGTAAGCCGTACCTTGCTCTAACATTTCATCAATAACCTGGTTGTAACGGTCGAAACGTTTGGTCTGATAATAAGGACCTTCATCCCAATTCAGATTTAACCAGTTCATCCCGTCCATAATTGCATCGATGGCATCTTGGGTAGAACGTTCCAGATCAGTATCTTCGATGCGAAGAACGAATTCACCTTGATTGTGGCGACTGTATAACCAGGAA contains:
- the gltX gene encoding glutamate--tRNA ligase, which translates into the protein MSKIKTRFAPSPTGYLHVGGARTALYSWLYSRHNQGEFVLRIEDTDLERSTQDAIDAIMDGMNWLNLNWDEGPYYQTKRFDRYNQVIDEMLEQGTAYRCYCSKERLEQLRETQMANGEKPRYDGKCRDSECQHSHDEPHVVRFRNPQEGSVIFNDSIRGPIEFSNQELDDLIIRRTDGSPTYNFCVVIDDWDMEITHVIRGEDHINNTPRQINILKALGAPVPEYAHVSMILGDDGKKLSKRHGAVSVMQYRDDGYLPEALLNYLVRLGWSHGDQEIFSVEEMTKLFSLDAISKSASAFNTEKLQWLNHHYINTLPAEKVAVHLAWHIEQQGLDTRTGPELVDLIKLLGERCKTLKEMAESCRYFYEEFAEFDADAAKKHLRPVARQPLEVARAKLAAITEWTPENIHHAIQATADELAVGMGKVGMPLRVAVTGAGQSPSVDVTIHAINQARSLSRIDKALAYIAQREAQ